In the bacterium genome, one interval contains:
- the rpsB gene encoding 30S ribosomal protein S2, whose product MTEVSIKEMIDAGSHFGHQTKRWNPKMKPYLYGVRSGIHIIDLQQTLSMAKNAFKTVEDVVASGKGVLFVGTKAQAQPVIEEQAKRAGMPYITRRWLGGLLTNFSTIRKSVDRLIEMETRRENNDFAGYTKKEILDIDRDITKMLESLGGIKGMKGLPGAIFVVDPHIEKIAVHEANLLGIPVMAIADSNCDPDPIDYLIPANDDALKSIEVFAKRIADACLAGIERRQAEIKKDEEADADRPKKRPSRKAQAVEGKGRAYVGKLNEVVSEDVTAFAKATVQAAPKEAAITTDGGDEE is encoded by the coding sequence ATGACGGAAGTTTCGATTAAAGAAATGATTGATGCCGGGAGCCACTTTGGCCACCAAACCAAACGTTGGAATCCCAAAATGAAGCCCTACCTTTACGGTGTTCGTTCGGGTATCCATATTATTGATTTGCAACAAACCTTAAGCATGGCCAAAAATGCTTTTAAAACGGTGGAAGATGTTGTGGCCTCCGGTAAAGGCGTTTTGTTTGTGGGCACTAAAGCTCAGGCGCAACCGGTTATTGAAGAACAGGCTAAACGTGCCGGTATGCCCTATATCACCCGCCGCTGGTTGGGTGGACTTCTCACCAACTTCTCCACAATTCGTAAAAGCGTAGACCGTTTAATTGAAATGGAAACCCGTCGCGAAAATAACGATTTTGCCGGTTACACCAAAAAAGAAATCTTAGATATCGACCGCGATATTACCAAAATGTTGGAATCTTTGGGCGGTATTAAAGGCATGAAGGGTTTGCCCGGAGCTATTTTTGTGGTTGATCCGCATATCGAAAAAATAGCCGTTCATGAAGCTAATTTGTTGGGTATCCCTGTCATGGCCATTGCCGACTCTAACTGCGATCCCGATCCCATCGATTACTTAATCCCTGCCAATGACGATGCTTTAAAGTCTATCGAAGTATTTGCTAAGCGCATTGCCGATGCTTGTTTGGCTGGTATTGAAAGACGTCAGGCCGAAATTAAAAAGGATGAAGAAGCCGATGCCGATCGTCCTAAAAAGCGCCCCTCGCGTAAGGCTCAAGCTGTAGAAGGCAAGGGCCGTGCTTATGTGGGTAAATTAAATGAGGTTGTTTCTGAAGACGTGACTGCTTTTGCCAAAGCTACTGTTCAGGCAGCCCCTAAAGAAGCCGCTATCACCACCGATGGTGGAGATGAAGAATAA
- a CDS encoding 1-acyl-sn-glycerol-3-phosphate acyltransferase yields the protein MKVFLALSAFFYLPPLFAFLIQCARVIKNIANVIIRKKDSKNPSLIFLKANQTLGSFEYYLISLRNPLFGLFFFFLLTLECYNAIFHKPLSPLCILASIFFLMLNAYSKNRHIGVSLKMAEFLRTNPHVHPSVFFKTTHLQLGPFELPMPSSNEIELVNPASVSFKKHDRSQQSYTLLIPTIIDTGFLAHTSLRALKHVGRDFARDVFDCMASMWGKRILDLFSASLTTTGAEQLADLPGKILLIFNHKSQLDFVLTFFCLSHVRRLSGRNFRPRFITAKDQFVDNPFVYNTLGVGRLIESVDMVFIERKKQKESIKNLQQAAQFLAEKDIEIAIYPQGTRPEGNVDRSGKRRDAGYYTTFSRSSMHADDGHLKKGTAYLACDTLIELAKRNRDEKLHLVFIGIRGTATVMAKQSLKLQTEVDIEYEVGKPITFDASVGEQIQKPDGKPQNQSEERYLELLEHIHHRIDKHLADCLHINENLKHRYLLDLQGTLRFTQDKLDWVERNLDSMAVKTNLAYQILDRIYALPPQHWNSKLDIFAQFLMKEEPLDRFKKFREEVSVEILRNLKSKMHGKKVS from the coding sequence ATGAAAGTCTTCCTGGCGTTAAGCGCCTTTTTTTACCTTCCCCCTCTTTTTGCATTTTTAATCCAATGTGCACGCGTTATTAAGAATATTGCCAACGTTATTATCCGTAAAAAAGATTCAAAAAACCCCTCTTTAATCTTTTTAAAGGCTAACCAAACACTGGGCAGCTTTGAGTATTACCTTATTTCACTGCGCAATCCTCTTTTTGGCCTTTTCTTTTTTTTTCTGCTTACGCTTGAATGTTACAATGCCATTTTTCATAAACCCCTAAGCCCTCTTTGCATTTTAGCCAGCATTTTCTTTTTAATGCTTAATGCCTACTCTAAAAACCGCCATATTGGGGTAAGCCTTAAAATGGCAGAGTTTTTAAGAACAAACCCACATGTTCATCCTTCTGTTTTTTTTAAAACGACTCATTTACAGCTAGGGCCGTTTGAATTACCCATGCCCTCCTCCAACGAGATTGAGCTTGTGAATCCGGCTTCCGTTTCTTTTAAAAAGCACGATCGCTCTCAACAAAGCTACACCCTCCTTATTCCTACTATCATAGACACTGGCTTTTTGGCTCACACCAGTTTAAGAGCGCTTAAACATGTAGGCCGCGATTTTGCCCGTGATGTATTTGACTGCATGGCTTCTATGTGGGGCAAACGCATTCTTGATCTTTTTTCTGCAAGCCTTACCACTACGGGGGCCGAACAATTGGCCGACCTGCCCGGTAAAATTCTTTTAATCTTTAATCACAAAAGCCAACTCGATTTTGTTCTCACTTTTTTTTGTTTAAGTCATGTACGGCGTTTATCGGGACGTAACTTTAGACCCCGTTTTATTACAGCCAAAGATCAATTTGTAGATAATCCCTTTGTTTACAATACACTTGGCGTGGGGAGACTCATTGAATCGGTAGACATGGTATTTATCGAACGGAAAAAACAAAAAGAGAGTATTAAAAATTTACAACAAGCAGCCCAGTTTTTAGCCGAAAAGGATATTGAAATTGCAATTTACCCACAAGGAACACGCCCCGAAGGGAATGTGGACCGGTCGGGCAAACGCCGTGATGCAGGCTACTACACAACCTTTTCACGATCATCCATGCATGCCGATGATGGCCATCTAAAAAAAGGCACGGCTTATTTAGCTTGCGACACTCTTATTGAATTAGCCAAAAGAAATCGCGATGAAAAATTGCATCTGGTTTTTATTGGCATTAGGGGCACGGCCACTGTGATGGCCAAACAATCGTTAAAACTACAAACCGAAGTAGATATAGAATATGAAGTAGGAAAACCCATCACCTTTGATGCCTCTGTAGGAGAACAAATTCAAAAACCGGACGGCAAGCCGCAAAATCAATCGGAAGAACGTTATTTGGAATTATTGGAACACATCCATCATCGTATAGATAAACACTTAGCCGATTGCCTGCATATTAATGAAAACTTAAAACATCGTTATTTGCTCGATTTACAAGGCACGCTTCGCTTCACTCAAGATAAACTTGATTGGGTGGAGCGTAATTTAGATTCTATGGCCGTTAAAACAAATTTAGCATATCAAATTTTAGACCGTATTTACGCCCTCCCGCCGCAACATTGGAACTCTAAGCTAGATATTTTTGCACAATTTCTCATGAAAGAAGAACCGCTTGACCGTTTCAAAAAATTCCGCGAGGAAGTATCGGTAGAAATTTTACGTAATCTTAAAAGTAAAATGCACGGTAAAAAAGTTAGCTGA
- a CDS encoding AMP-binding protein, with translation MYIWKPTQEIIDKANITRFMKKNDLGSYNELIETCKTDIEWFWERAGDDLGVEWYKKYDELLDGFLPFASWFKGGEINIVHNCLDRHQKDPATANKIAFIWEGDCGAVKKVTYAELYKQVNAFANGLKSLGVKKGDAIGIYMPMISEMMVAFFATLKLGAIVVPVFSGFGPEPLAIRMSDAKVKILITADGGLRRGKSIKIKEQADLAVAGAPSIEKVIVAKRLFDEKIPWNNKRDIWFDDLLKDNSPCKTEVLQAEDTSLIIYTSGTTGKPKGTVHTHAGALLQIAKEVSYYMDCKKDDTFFWVTDIGWMMGPWEMIGCTFNASTFVIFEGAPDYPKPNRLWEVIEKHKVTILGISPTAIRLLKKTPLENITQHNLSTLRILGSTGEAWDPESYDWYFKYVGGKRCPIINISGGTEIIGCHLSPLPIIPLKPCTLGGPGLGMDVDVWDENGNSLKNEVGYLVCKKPAPSMTKGFLNDKQRYLDTYFSKWPRTWNHGDWAIVDEDGYWFLRGRADDVIKVSGHRTGPAEIESALMTHPSVAECAAIGVPHEVKGESIVCFAVLKDGFTPDDKLRAELRNAVSAKLGKTLTPDVIKFAKALPKTRSAKIVRGTIKKKFLGTDLGDTSSIDNLDALEEIAKAI, from the coding sequence ATGTATATTTGGAAACCAACCCAAGAAATTATTGATAAAGCCAATATCACGCGCTTTATGAAGAAAAATGATCTTGGCTCGTATAACGAATTAATCGAAACCTGCAAAACCGATATCGAATGGTTTTGGGAAAGAGCCGGCGATGATTTGGGTGTGGAATGGTACAAAAAGTACGACGAGCTTTTAGATGGTTTTCTGCCTTTTGCCAGCTGGTTTAAAGGTGGCGAAATCAATATCGTTCATAATTGTTTAGACCGTCATCAAAAAGACCCTGCGACAGCAAATAAGATAGCCTTTATCTGGGAGGGAGATTGCGGCGCTGTAAAAAAAGTAACGTACGCGGAGCTTTATAAACAGGTCAATGCATTTGCCAACGGATTAAAAAGTTTAGGTGTTAAAAAAGGCGATGCCATCGGCATTTACATGCCCATGATTTCTGAAATGATGGTGGCCTTTTTTGCTACGTTAAAACTGGGCGCTATTGTTGTCCCTGTTTTTTCGGGTTTTGGACCGGAGCCATTGGCTATTCGCATGAGTGATGCCAAAGTAAAGATTTTGATTACAGCCGATGGTGGTTTGCGTCGTGGGAAAAGCATCAAGATTAAAGAACAGGCGGACCTAGCTGTGGCCGGGGCACCCAGTATTGAAAAAGTAATTGTGGCTAAACGGCTGTTTGACGAAAAAATCCCCTGGAATAACAAACGCGATATCTGGTTTGATGATTTGTTAAAGGACAACTCCCCTTGCAAAACCGAAGTGCTGCAAGCCGAAGACACAAGCCTCATCATTTACACCAGTGGCACCACCGGTAAACCCAAAGGCACGGTCCACACCCACGCCGGCGCACTCTTACAGATTGCGAAAGAAGTTTCTTATTACATGGACTGTAAAAAAGACGACACCTTCTTTTGGGTAACCGACATCGGCTGGATGATGGGCCCTTGGGAAATGATTGGTTGCACCTTTAATGCTTCGACTTTCGTGATTTTTGAAGGCGCCCCGGATTACCCCAAGCCCAATCGTTTGTGGGAGGTTATTGAGAAGCATAAGGTGACGATTTTAGGAATTTCGCCCACGGCTATTCGTTTACTTAAAAAGACACCACTCGAAAATATCACGCAGCATAATCTTTCTACTTTGCGAATTTTAGGATCTACCGGCGAAGCGTGGGATCCGGAATCATACGATTGGTATTTTAAATACGTGGGAGGCAAACGTTGCCCCATTATTAATATTTCGGGAGGGACAGAGATTATTGGTTGTCATCTTTCACCTCTCCCTATCATCCCCCTAAAGCCTTGTACGCTGGGTGGCCCCGGGCTGGGCATGGATGTGGACGTATGGGATGAGAATGGCAACTCACTTAAAAATGAAGTGGGTTACCTCGTGTGCAAGAAACCGGCACCCAGCATGACCAAAGGTTTTTTAAATGACAAGCAACGCTATCTCGATACTTACTTTAGTAAATGGCCCAGAACCTGGAACCATGGCGACTGGGCCATTGTGGACGAAGACGGCTATTGGTTCTTACGCGGCCGTGCGGACGATGTAATTAAAGTATCGGGCCACCGCACCGGCCCCGCCGAAATTGAATCGGCGTTGATGACACACCCCTCTGTTGCCGAATGCGCCGCCATTGGCGTACCGCACGAAGTAAAAGGGGAATCGATTGTTTGCTTTGCAGTTTTAAAAGATGGGTTTACTCCGGATGACAAATTACGTGCCGAATTAAGAAATGCTGTTTCAGCCAAACTTGGAAAAACACTCACGCCAGACGTGATTAAATTTGCCAAGGCACTTCCTAAAACAAGATCGGCCAAGATTGTACGCGGCACCATTAAAAAGAAGTTTTTAGGAACAGATTTGGGCGACACCTCCTCCATTGATAATCTGGATGCCTTGGAGGAAATTGCAAAGGCGATTTAA
- a CDS encoding aminotransferase class IV, whose protein sequence is MHISINGKIVDPKDATISVLNRGFLFGEGLFETLRSYKGKIPFLEKHLNRMEWGTTFIGIPFPHAAGIRKSVEDLLKKSELQDARIKIILSSVGETFTASLPTDELESNLVIFVDAVKPLSPSEYKDGVELVFIHSVFNDLPPVSSMKSLSWVSKMAARRELLERDAYDGIMMNEKGQVCETTIGNIFWVKKGVLFTPPQAVGLLGGITRHEVMDIAKKEGIEVREGIITEAELKTVDEVFMTNSLIEVLPVTKIDEEPIASGKPGKITKELMEGYKKRVEAES, encoded by the coding sequence ATGCATATCTCCATCAACGGAAAAATTGTAGATCCTAAAGATGCCACCATCTCGGTTTTGAACCGCGGTTTTTTATTTGGCGAAGGGCTTTTTGAAACCTTGCGTTCGTATAAAGGAAAAATTCCTTTTTTAGAAAAACATCTTAATCGTATGGAATGGGGTACAACGTTTATCGGGATTCCGTTTCCGCATGCCGCCGGTATTAGAAAATCCGTCGAAGATCTATTAAAGAAATCAGAACTCCAAGATGCCCGTATTAAAATTATTCTCTCGTCTGTGGGTGAAACTTTTACGGCTAGCCTTCCAACGGATGAATTAGAATCCAATCTCGTTATTTTTGTGGATGCTGTAAAACCACTTTCGCCCAGTGAATATAAAGATGGTGTGGAGCTTGTGTTTATTCATTCCGTGTTTAATGATTTACCCCCCGTTTCCAGCATGAAGAGTTTAAGTTGGGTATCTAAAATGGCTGCACGCCGTGAACTGCTTGAGCGCGATGCGTACGACGGCATCATGATGAATGAAAAAGGCCAAGTGTGCGAAACCACTATTGGGAATATTTTTTGGGTGAAGAAGGGTGTTTTGTTTACACCGCCCCAAGCCGTGGGATTATTGGGAGGCATCACGCGTCATGAAGTGATGGATATCGCCAAAAAAGAGGGGATTGAAGTGCGTGAAGGTATCATCACCGAGGCCGAACTTAAAACTGTAGACGAAGTTTTTATGACTAATTCCCTCATCGAGGTGTTGCCTGTTACTAAAATAGATGAAGAACCTATTGCTAGCGGTAAACCGGGAAAAATTACGAAAGAATTGATGGAAGGGTATAAGAAAAGGGTGGAAGCGGAGAGTTAA
- a CDS encoding anthranilate synthase component I family protein, protein MVRVPLSQIPTLEGLLAYAETHPYSLFLDSADTRSARFSYFLFNPRELFEGVNPFEVIEKFEKDFPRESTEYFCGGLAGFIGFEAARYLPDFAHIPFKKNANPDVVLGFYPFALVIDHAQNQSFLASNFLTQQELEEVKNQFEESKGDFSFGPFKAPDKKSYEKKIATIQAYLKAGDVYQINYTERFETSFKGQARSIYQAIRKSNPVPYGAFYNTGKGHILSFSPECFMETKGREIATYPIKGTVGRSHEKNEDALLQDRLKTSQKDKAEHVMIVDLERNDLGRICKAGSVNVSPLFGIESFSHVHHLVSRVSGILKEGIGFKEILEALFPGGSITGAPKRRAVEIIAELEENPRFVYTGALGFWGTGGLSVLNIPIRTLYVEGEIVAGYAGGGIVVDSTAQKEYEEMILKIESVLCISPSTEKL, encoded by the coding sequence ATGGTGCGTGTGCCCTTATCGCAGATCCCCACTTTGGAAGGCCTTTTGGCTTATGCCGAAACTCACCCTTATTCTCTTTTTTTAGATAGCGCCGACACGCGCTCCGCCCGTTTTTCGTATTTTCTTTTTAATCCCCGTGAGCTTTTTGAAGGAGTGAATCCTTTTGAAGTGATCGAAAAATTTGAAAAAGATTTTCCACGGGAATCGACAGAATACTTCTGTGGGGGCTTGGCCGGATTTATCGGTTTTGAAGCCGCCCGGTATTTGCCTGATTTTGCCCATATTCCTTTTAAAAAGAATGCAAATCCTGACGTTGTGCTTGGTTTTTATCCTTTTGCCTTGGTGATTGATCATGCACAGAACCAAAGTTTTTTGGCTTCCAATTTTTTGACTCAACAAGAATTGGAAGAAGTCAAAAATCAATTCGAAGAGTCCAAAGGAGATTTTAGTTTTGGGCCTTTTAAGGCTCCGGATAAAAAAAGTTACGAAAAGAAAATTGCAACCATTCAGGCGTATTTAAAAGCCGGGGATGTTTACCAGATTAATTATACAGAGCGTTTTGAAACCTCGTTTAAAGGGCAGGCGAGAAGTATTTACCAGGCTATCCGCAAGAGTAATCCTGTGCCCTATGGGGCTTTTTACAATACCGGAAAAGGCCACATTCTTTCGTTTTCTCCGGAATGTTTTATGGAAACTAAAGGGCGGGAGATTGCTACCTATCCTATTAAAGGCACGGTTGGGCGATCTCACGAGAAAAATGAAGATGCTCTTTTGCAGGATAGGCTTAAAACCTCACAAAAAGATAAAGCGGAGCATGTGATGATTGTGGATTTGGAGCGCAACGATCTGGGGCGGATTTGCAAAGCCGGTAGTGTGAACGTATCGCCTCTGTTTGGAATTGAGAGTTTTTCGCATGTTCATCATCTGGTGTCACGCGTGAGCGGTATTTTAAAAGAAGGGATTGGGTTTAAAGAAATTTTGGAAGCGCTTTTCCCTGGCGGATCCATCACCGGTGCCCCTAAAAGACGGGCTGTAGAAATTATTGCCGAACTTGAAGAAAACCCCCGTTTTGTTTACACCGGAGCCCTTGGGTTTTGGGGGACGGGCGGGTTGTCGGTTCTCAACATCCCCATCCGTACCTTGTATGTGGAAGGGGAGATTGTTGCCGGTTATGCGGGAGGTGGAATTGTTGTGGATTCTACAGCCCAAAAAGAATATGAAGAAATGATTCTTAAAATAGAAAGTGTATTATGCATATCTCCATCAACGGAAAAATTGTAG
- a CDS encoding ArsA family ATPase, with protein sequence MNNILTNNKLILVCGSGGVGKTTLSAALAVKAAHSGLKTAVITIDPARRLATAMGLKELSSEAKKIDLGKNVEGSLHAMMLDTKKTFDKLVETYAPNEEYKQKILNNRIYIKLSSIIAGSQEYMAMERLYEIVNENKYDLIIVDTPPTTHAIDFLEAPDKMINAISNSMIHLLIKPAQAVGKGVFKFFAKGTDFVLKVFDRIIGFAFLQEISEMLMSFQVLLDGFKNRAGEVREILEKKDSTFVIVCTTDKNSQEEARVFRGKLDELKLSLSAVLVNRIYPQFKIADPEAALGELEEEVGKTTAEKMNKVFNDYLKLAKRDKTILKKLKEDMGEGLEVSAVPLFEGDIHDIEGLSRLAELL encoded by the coding sequence ATGAATAATATACTCACCAATAACAAACTTATCCTCGTCTGTGGCAGTGGCGGTGTGGGCAAAACCACCTTATCGGCAGCTTTAGCGGTAAAAGCGGCACATTCAGGATTAAAAACAGCCGTTATTACTATTGACCCTGCACGGCGCTTGGCCACAGCCATGGGGCTTAAAGAACTTTCTAGCGAGGCTAAAAAGATCGACCTCGGTAAAAACGTAGAAGGCAGCCTTCATGCCATGATGCTTGATACCAAAAAGACGTTTGATAAATTGGTAGAAACTTACGCCCCTAACGAAGAGTATAAACAGAAAATTTTAAACAATAGAATTTACATCAAGCTCTCCAGTATCATCGCAGGCTCGCAGGAATATATGGCCATGGAGCGGCTTTATGAGATTGTGAATGAGAACAAGTATGATCTCATCATTGTAGATACGCCTCCCACTACCCATGCTATCGACTTTTTAGAAGCGCCAGATAAGATGATTAACGCTATTTCCAACAGCATGATTCATCTGCTGATTAAACCGGCGCAAGCCGTGGGGAAAGGAGTTTTCAAGTTTTTTGCCAAGGGCACCGATTTTGTGCTGAAGGTTTTTGATCGTATTATTGGTTTTGCTTTTTTGCAGGAAATCTCTGAAATGCTGATGTCGTTTCAGGTTTTACTTGATGGATTCAAAAACAGAGCAGGAGAGGTGCGGGAGATTTTGGAGAAAAAGGATTCTACGTTTGTGATTGTTTGTACCACCGATAAGAACTCTCAAGAAGAAGCGCGGGTTTTTAGGGGTAAATTGGATGAATTAAAGCTTAGTTTAAGTGCTGTGCTGGTGAATCGCATCTATCCGCAGTTTAAAATAGCCGATCCCGAAGCCGCTTTGGGGGAATTAGAAGAAGAAGTGGGCAAAACCACGGCCGAGAAGATGAATAAGGTTTTTAACGATTATCTTAAGCTTGCTAAACGCGATAAAACCATCCTTAAAAAGCTGAAAGAAGATATGGGAGAGGGTTTGGAAGTTTCCGCTGTGCCCCTTTTTGAAGGGGATATTCACGATATTGAGGGATTATCGAGGCTTGCAGAGCTTCTTTAA
- a CDS encoding AAA family ATPase, with amino-acid sequence MSASLHNLLSKRLILISGKGGVGKTTIALALSLLAAKQGKNTLLVEMNSTERVAPYFGLSSIGHGEVALAPHLTGINLNPHQCFEEYVLMTVKFRGIFDLFINNKYVTHFLNAVPGFNELLMTGKIYDLERQKLKKISAKQHYDLIIVDGLATGHGVSAFEVPQIVHDVVKVGPMRSQSENILNLLRDEDRTAFCAVTLPEEMAVVETGELLKTVKEKLKISLGPVFLNRFHQSPFTQSEAKKINPSDKNDAVKPFYLYSDLEMKRAALNEEHGEQLKKLAKGNDIIEVPFLFEPLTRYQDLMALVEMWGEHE; translated from the coding sequence ATGAGCGCATCCTTACATAATCTTCTCTCAAAACGTCTTATCCTCATCTCGGGTAAGGGCGGTGTTGGTAAAACAACCATTGCCTTAGCTCTTTCTCTGTTGGCTGCCAAACAAGGTAAAAATACACTTTTAGTCGAAATGAATTCCACCGAACGGGTAGCTCCCTATTTTGGGCTAAGTTCCATTGGTCATGGCGAAGTCGCGCTAGCGCCCCATTTAACGGGTATCAATCTTAATCCTCATCAATGTTTTGAAGAATATGTGCTGATGACGGTTAAGTTTAGGGGCATTTTTGATCTCTTTATTAACAATAAATATGTGACGCACTTTTTAAACGCCGTACCCGGTTTTAACGAACTGCTCATGACGGGTAAAATTTACGATTTAGAGCGGCAGAAGTTAAAAAAGATATCAGCCAAACAACATTACGATCTCATTATTGTGGATGGTTTAGCTACCGGCCATGGCGTATCGGCCTTTGAAGTGCCCCAGATTGTGCACGATGTGGTGAAGGTAGGGCCAATGCGCTCGCAATCTGAAAATATCCTCAATCTTTTACGCGATGAAGACCGTACAGCCTTTTGTGCTGTGACTTTGCCGGAGGAGATGGCGGTAGTGGAAACGGGTGAGCTTTTAAAAACGGTAAAAGAAAAACTTAAAATTTCGCTGGGGCCTGTATTTTTAAACCGCTTTCATCAAAGCCCTTTTACGCAGTCCGAAGCTAAAAAGATAAATCCTTCAGATAAAAATGACGCAGTAAAACCGTTCTATTTGTATTCGGATCTTGAGATGAAGCGTGCAGCATTAAATGAAGAGCATGGGGAGCAATTAAAGAAGCTGGCGAAGGGTAACGATATTATAGAAGTGCCATTTTTATTTGAGCCTTTAACGCGGTATCAGGATTTGATGGCGCTTGTGGAGATGTGGGGTGAGCATGAATAA